TTGCTTCACTCAAATCTCTATAACTATTTATCAAATTTTTAAATGCAGCGCCAAGATTCTCTACTGTTTTAAAGTGGAACGAGATGGTATTTGGAACAACTTGATTAATGAATAAATATCAGCAGGTTCATTATTGAATGGGGTAGCAGTCAGAAGCAGGACTTTGTTTGCCAAACATAAATTGTGCAGTAATGCATAGTCTTGTGTATATTCATTACGAAAACGATGTGCTTCATCAATTATAATTAAAAACTGTTCATTATCTTTTACAGTTCTTCATAATGAACAATGCATCTTCTATTTTCCAGTGCTATATACAGAAGCAGTAAAACCAAATTCATCTTTATAACCTTCCCATTGCTTACACAAGTGTGAGGAGGACAAATAACAATAGTTCGCAATTTCAAATTACGAGCTATTGTAGATGCAATAATACTTTTCCCAATCCAACTACATCAGCCACAATAGCACCATTATGATTATCTAAAGCATTAAGAGCCATTTGTACGGCATCTGTCTGATATTTGAGATTAGAATATTTCCCATCTGTAATATCATAAGGAGTGAGCAGGTTCTCCTTTGTAGGAATAGCAAAATATTCTCGAAGTACACGGATATACATCAAGTATGGAGAATAAATTTTATCATACCAAATGTGAGTCCATTACTTTATTATTCCATTCATCAATATTGCTTCTTGTCAACAACAACAACAGAACTATCCCAAAGTTCTTCAAATATATTATGCACCCTCTTCATAATCTGCTTTACCATTAAAACGAGCATTTAGTTCTAATCGGCCAGTAAGTCCTTGATAGGAAAGATTGCTTGAGCCTGTAATGACTACTCCTGGCAATTCACCTTCTTCATTCATCATATCATTATAAGCAAATAGATACATTTTTGAATGACAAGGTTCAAGCGTTTTTCTAATTTCCAATGATCCATCAACAATCTTTCCATAAAACATTTTGAATTGCTCCAGTTTTCTGCAGTATCTAAAAAGTCTGTATCATTGAATATCTTAACGAACTGCTTGTAATATTCTTCCTTTATATTACTTCGCGAAGGTAAAGACTTGCTTGAAGTTCTCTACCTCTCGAATATGCTTGGTAATCTGTAAATCTACATCAAGTCCTACAAGGATTCGGATATTCTTATTCTTTAGATTGTCTGATAATTGCACATATCCAGAATAATAGAAATAACCTACCAATATATCTACAGCATTGGTTTTGGGGAGAATACCATTGATAATATCTGATAGGAACTTATCCTTGTTTGTTATAAAACTACTGCTCATAAATATTGCAATTTATTCTAATTTGATGGTCTATTTTCGTTCACGCTTCATCCGTAATCAAGTCTTTCATATCAACCGAAAGAATTTCACCAATTTTTGCTAGAGTGTCAAGACTGGGTTGCAGCCTATTGCAAGCATAGGCATTGACCGTGCTAAAACTCTTACCAAGTTTCTTTGAAAGCCACATTTGCGATATGCCTTTTTCTTCTAAAACATCTTTTATGCGATTTAATCTCATAATGGAATCTCTTTATAATGTGCTCCAAATATAGCGAATATTTTGCGATAAAAATTTTTTTTGGAAGAAAATATTCTTTACGGTACTAAAAAGAGGGGAAGGGCTCACCGCAATCTGCATTTGCCCATGGCTAATAAAATCATTAACTTTGGGAGTCAATTAAATCAATATGAAAGGAATAGTTTTAGCGGGCGGTTCAGGCACGCGCCTTTATCCTATTACAAAGGGAGTCAGCAAGCAGCTGCTTCCTATTTACGACAAGCCTATGGTTTATTATCCCATTTCCGTGCTTATGCTGGCAGGAATCAGGGATATTTTAATAATCTCCACGCCGGATGATATGCCTGGCTTTAAGAGATTGCTGGGAAGCGGTGAGGATTACGGAGTTAACTTCTCTTATGAAGTTCAGCCGTCTCCTGACGGACTGGCCCAGGCGTTCATAATTGGAAAGAAATTCATAGGCAAAGACTCTGTTTGTCTTGTGCTTGGGGATAATA
The window above is part of the Bacteroidales bacterium genome. Proteins encoded here:
- a CDS encoding SNF2-related protein codes for the protein MDEAHRFRNEYTQDYALLHNLCLANKVLLLTATPFNNEPADIYSLIKLFQIPSRSTLKQ
- a CDS encoding phospholipase D-like domain-containing protein, which produces MFYGKIVDGSLEIRKTLEPCHSKMYLFAYNDMMNEEGELPGVVITGSSNLSYQGLTGRLELNARFNGKADYEEGA
- a CDS encoding helix-turn-helix transcriptional regulator, whose product is MRLNRIKDVLEEKGISQMWLSKKLGKSFSTVNAYACNRLQPSLDTLAKIGEILSVDMKDLITDEA